In Dehalococcoidia bacterium, the DNA window GCAGCGCACCGCTACCTTGCTCACGGTCTCGTCCTCTGCTGGCGGATGACGAAGAAGGCCATGGGGAGAGATGATACCAGAATAAGCAGGAGCGCGGGCACGGCGGCGCGGGCCAGGAAACCGCTGTCGGTGGCGGACCAGATCGTCGTCGCCAGACTCCGGAAGCCGATGGGGCTGAGCAGAAGCGTCGCGGGCAGCTCCTTCATGGTGCTCAGGAAGACCAGGGCCGCGCCCGCCAGGATGCCCGGACGAATGAGAGGCAGCGTGATCGTCGTGACGACCTGGGCAGGCGTACGTCCCAGGCTGCGGGCCGCCTCCTCCAGCCGCGGGCTCACCTGGAGCAGCGCGGTGCGGCACGTCCCTACGGCCTGTGGCAGGAACAGAATCACGTAGGCGAAAACGAGCATGGCCAGCGTCTGGTACAGCGGCGTAGCGAAGTTCGCGCCGAAAAAGACCAGCGCCAGCGCAAGGACGATGCCCGGCAGCGCAAAGCCTATGTACGTAAAGCGTTCAAGAAGCGCGCTGACGACGCCCGGGTAGCGCACCGCCAGGATGGCCACGGGCAACGCGGCGGCGATGGCAACGAGCGCCGCCAGGCCGGACGCATAGGCGGAGTTTACCGCGGCGCCCCACACGGCGCGCAGCGGCTCCCCCGCATGCAGCGCCTGGGCGAGCCAGTACAGCAGCACCGCCACGGGCATGACCAGAGCGCCCGTCACCGTCAGAGCGCAGAACGCCAGGGCGGGCCATCGCCAGCGCCCCAGCTTCACGGGCGTGGACGGGCGTTGCGTGCCCGACGAGACGCGATGGTACCGGGCACGACCGCGGAGAGAGAAATCGACGAGCAGGATGACCACGGCTGCGG includes these proteins:
- a CDS encoding iron ABC transporter permease → MNSVAGAPRPAGAVARSGGGLRTPPPPAALWAPAALVAVAIALPLAYLVMRALGAGGETADLLLRLRTFETLGRTVALVVAVTGAALALALPLAWLASRSDIPFRRVWSVLLPLPLVIPSYVAGFVVVAALGPRGMLQQLLAAPLGVERLPEIYGFPGALLTIVLVAFPYAFLALQAALRGLDPALEEVSRNLGHGRWDTFWRVTLPQLRPALAAGGLLIALYTLSDFGAVSLLRYETFTWAIYLQYQTSLDRTMAAALSLVLVAAAVVILLVDFSLRGRARYHRVSSGTQRPSTPVKLGRWRWPALAFCALTVTGALVMPVAVLLYWLAQALHAGEPLRAVWGAAVNSAYASGLAALVAIAAALPVAILAVRYPGVVSALLERFTYIGFALPGIVLALALVFFGANFATPLYQTLAMLVFAYVILFLPQAVGTCRTALLQVSPRLEEAARSLGRTPAQVVTTITLPLIRPGILAGAALVFLSTMKELPATLLLSPIGFRSLATTIWSATDSGFLARAAVPALLLILVSSLPMAFFVIRQQRTRP